A section of the Dehalobacter sp. DCM genome encodes:
- a CDS encoding FAD-dependent oxidoreductase — translation MYTCKYPHLFSQIKLGNTVFRNRYFSAPMGYPYVSPNNHPLEETIAFYERKAIGGAATVTIGSAVTDSKRGCSGAGNLHLDDPGALPPIYRLTSAINRHGAVPAIELCHNGANSYYSAKCGNQIYGVVDGLNALGQFVPAMPEEIIEETIEGYADAAAYAKFCGFGMVIIHAGHGWFLNQFLDPKVNNRKDQWGGSLENRCRLPLAIAERIRKKCGNGFPIDIRISGSMCYDGGYDIDEGVAIAKQLDGKVDLIHVSAGSHEVPEVFTVTHPSMFLPDGVNVVYAAEIKKHVKTHVATVGALGDPELMEEIIASGKADVVLTARATLADPDLPKKARAGKADEIRPCMRCFQCFASVAAKRQETCAVNPEIGFEQECRHELPSSDQKTVLVVGGGVSGMQAALTASERGHRVILCEKSDRLGGTLRCEEKVPFKKHLSDYLDYQARMISRKPIDIRMGTVVTPEFAKAVGADVIIAALGARPMVPKIPGIDSKNVLGAEEAYLNPEKTGEKVIILGGGLVGVELGIFLTGLGRKVTVIEMMDVLTYGDNLIHGLALNNEIKTCGIQVVTATRALEINDQGVIGEYVGNAYTLPPSKTAQSGGLQSNSFGRIVKADSVEGSRKLYEGDTVIYAIGQQPLQAEAAALSLCAPEFYQIGDCLTPKNIQHATSMAFTIARDI, via the coding sequence ATGTACACATGTAAATATCCACATCTATTTTCCCAAATTAAGCTCGGGAATACCGTTTTCCGAAACCGATATTTTTCTGCCCCCATGGGCTATCCGTATGTATCTCCAAATAATCATCCCCTTGAAGAGACTATTGCCTTCTATGAGCGCAAAGCAATTGGCGGAGCAGCGACAGTAACCATTGGTTCAGCTGTAACGGACAGTAAGAGAGGATGTAGCGGAGCGGGTAACCTTCACTTGGATGACCCTGGGGCGCTTCCTCCGATCTACCGACTGACATCAGCTATTAATCGCCATGGCGCAGTCCCAGCCATTGAGCTATGTCATAATGGGGCAAACTCTTATTACAGTGCAAAATGCGGTAATCAGATCTACGGCGTTGTCGACGGGTTAAATGCGCTTGGCCAATTTGTCCCGGCAATGCCGGAGGAAATTATTGAGGAAACAATTGAGGGTTATGCCGACGCGGCAGCCTATGCCAAATTCTGCGGATTTGGCATGGTCATTATCCATGCGGGGCACGGCTGGTTCCTTAATCAGTTTTTAGATCCTAAAGTTAACAATCGTAAGGACCAGTGGGGCGGCAGCCTGGAGAACCGCTGTCGTTTACCGTTGGCTATTGCTGAAAGGATCAGGAAAAAATGCGGAAATGGTTTCCCGATTGATATCAGGATCAGTGGATCGATGTGTTACGACGGCGGATATGATATCGATGAGGGTGTTGCCATCGCCAAACAGCTTGACGGAAAGGTCGATCTGATCCACGTTTCCGCCGGGAGCCACGAAGTCCCGGAAGTATTCACCGTAACGCATCCCAGTATGTTTTTACCGGACGGCGTCAATGTCGTTTATGCAGCTGAGATTAAAAAGCATGTAAAAACGCATGTAGCAACGGTCGGTGCCCTAGGGGATCCTGAACTTATGGAAGAGATCATCGCCTCTGGTAAGGCGGATGTCGTTTTGACTGCGCGGGCTACGTTGGCTGATCCTGATTTGCCTAAAAAGGCACGGGCGGGGAAAGCCGATGAAATCAGACCGTGCATGCGTTGTTTTCAGTGCTTTGCCAGTGTCGCCGCCAAACGCCAGGAAACATGTGCAGTTAATCCGGAAATTGGCTTTGAGCAGGAATGCCGCCACGAACTGCCGTCATCTGATCAAAAAACTGTTCTCGTCGTAGGCGGCGGAGTTAGCGGAATGCAAGCGGCATTAACTGCTTCTGAGCGCGGGCACAGGGTTATCCTCTGCGAAAAAAGTGACCGATTGGGCGGCACACTTCGGTGTGAAGAGAAAGTCCCATTCAAGAAGCATCTTTCTGACTATCTTGATTATCAAGCCAGAATGATTTCGCGCAAGCCAATCGATATTCGGATGGGTACTGTGGTGACACCTGAGTTTGCCAAGGCCGTCGGTGCTGATGTTATCATCGCTGCACTCGGTGCCCGCCCGATGGTACCGAAGATACCGGGGATTGACAGCAAGAATGTGCTTGGAGCGGAAGAAGCCTATCTAAATCCGGAAAAGACGGGTGAGAAGGTTATAATTCTTGGTGGCGGTCTTGTGGGGGTTGAACTTGGCATCTTTCTAACCGGACTCGGGCGGAAAGTCACGGTTATTGAAATGATGGATGTGTTGACTTACGGCGATAATTTGATCCATGGCCTGGCTTTGAATAACGAGATTAAAACGTGCGGAATCCAAGTAGTTACAGCAACCAGAGCACTTGAAATCAACGATCAGGGTGTCATTGGCGAGTATGTCGGAAATGCTTATACGTTACCTCCGTCCAAGACAGCACAGTCTGGCGGGCTTCAATCAAACAGCTTCGGCCGAATTGTGAAGGCTGATTCAGTAGAAGGAAGCAGAAAGTTATATGAAGGTGATACTGTCATCTATGCGATTGGCCAACAACCGCTTCAAGCTGAAGCCGCAGCTTTGTCTTTATGTGCTCCGGAGTTCTATCAAATAGGCGATTGCTTGACTCCAAAAAATATTCAGCACGCTACGAGCATGGCATTCACCATTGCACGTGATATTTAA
- a CDS encoding uroporphyrinogen decarboxylase family protein: MTAPAFDPRELEIVRRVPALLAGRPDSLIYNFPVTPREAFNGVYTKEPIWQIIGNGVEGKLFTPGVNPDNVARAFVFDGTFIPGVSNKTGGKDMFGIEWEYVLQVGGSMVRPGKPLLEDANEWVDKVVWPDIESWDWEGCQKANEQYLNSDNFITCMFLNGWYERLISFMEFEGAIIAVIDEDQKDAVKDFMEKLSDLYIRILDKYMAYFPNIDCFCMHDDWGSQKDTFFSPETASEMIVPYMKKVTDFLHTKGKYCELHSCGQLLKQVPNIIAAGWDSWNPQAMNDTHQIYELYGDKLLIGVLPEKFDPLLTTEEDQREMAKAYADKFCRPDKPSLWNMYGWEMLTPEFSEELYKQSRINYNRK, from the coding sequence ATGACTGCACCAGCTTTCGACCCGAGAGAGCTCGAGATCGTTCGCCGGGTTCCGGCATTGTTGGCGGGGAGGCCTGATTCCTTGATATATAATTTCCCGGTGACACCACGAGAAGCGTTTAACGGAGTCTATACGAAAGAACCAATATGGCAAATAATTGGCAATGGTGTCGAAGGGAAACTATTTACTCCCGGAGTGAACCCGGATAATGTTGCCCGGGCGTTTGTCTTTGACGGAACATTTATTCCCGGCGTCAGTAATAAAACCGGCGGCAAGGATATGTTCGGAATTGAATGGGAGTATGTTCTTCAAGTCGGTGGATCGATGGTTCGTCCAGGAAAGCCCTTGTTGGAGGATGCTAACGAATGGGTTGACAAAGTCGTTTGGCCGGACATTGAGAGTTGGGATTGGGAAGGCTGTCAAAAAGCGAATGAACAGTACTTAAACAGCGATAATTTTATTACGTGTATGTTTTTGAATGGATGGTATGAGCGCCTGATCTCTTTCATGGAATTTGAAGGAGCCATTATCGCTGTCATTGATGAGGATCAAAAGGACGCAGTTAAGGATTTTATGGAAAAGCTCAGTGACTTATATATCCGGATATTGGATAAATATATGGCATATTTCCCGAATATTGATTGTTTTTGCATGCATGATGACTGGGGTTCACAGAAGGACACCTTCTTCTCACCAGAAACGGCATCGGAAATGATTGTACCGTATATGAAGAAAGTGACGGATTTTCTCCATACCAAAGGCAAGTATTGCGAGCTACACAGCTGCGGTCAACTTTTAAAACAGGTTCCCAATATTATTGCCGCCGGCTGGGACTCCTGGAATCCGCAGGCAATGAACGATACCCACCAAATATATGAACTATATGGAGATAAACTACTTATTGGTGTGTTGCCGGAAAAATTTGATCCTTTATTGACCACGGAAGAGGATCAACGGGAGATGGCAAAAGCCTATGCCGATAAATTCTGCCGACCGGATAAACCCTCTCTATGGAATATGTATGGTTGGGAAATGCTTACGCCTGAATTCAGTGAGGAGCTCTATAAACAGTCCAGGATCAATTACAACAGAAAATAG
- a CDS encoding corrinoid protein has protein sequence MAKIDDVKAMVEAGKTKLVAGLVQEALDEGSAAKDILQGMVDSMGIVGDKFSTGEIFVPEMLMAAKAMAKGVDVLKPLLAGDSSNSLGTCIIGTVAGDLHDIGKNLVSMMIESAGFTMVDLGVDVPAGRWIEAINENQHVTLVACSGLLTTTMPALKEAVQTIKGSGLTGFKVIIGGAPVTQEFANEIGADGFAPDAGSAAVKAVELVKVL, from the coding sequence ATGGCAAAAATTGATGACGTCAAAGCAATGGTAGAAGCAGGGAAAACGAAACTGGTAGCTGGTCTGGTACAGGAAGCACTGGACGAAGGCAGTGCAGCTAAAGACATTCTCCAAGGCATGGTCGATTCCATGGGTATCGTTGGTGACAAATTCTCCACCGGTGAAATCTTCGTTCCTGAAATGCTGATGGCTGCGAAAGCAATGGCTAAAGGTGTTGATGTCCTGAAACCGTTACTGGCTGGCGACAGCAGCAATTCACTGGGAACCTGCATCATCGGAACCGTTGCTGGTGACTTACACGATATCGGTAAAAACCTGGTTTCCATGATGATCGAAAGCGCCGGTTTCACCATGGTTGACCTCGGCGTAGACGTACCGGCTGGCAGATGGATCGAAGCCATCAATGAAAACCAACACGTAACCTTAGTCGCTTGTTCTGGTCTTCTGACCACCACCATGCCGGCTTTGAAAGAAGCGGTGCAGACAATCAAAGGCAGCGGACTCACCGGTTTCAAAGTCATCATCGGCGGCGCACCTGTTACCCAGGAATTTGCTAACGAAATCGGGGCTGACGGATTTGCTCCGGATGCTGGTAGTGCAGCAGTTAAAGCTGTGGAATTAGTCAAAGTATTATAA
- a CDS encoding uroporphyrinogen decarboxylase family protein translates to MLTKRQNLLETIKGGNPDRFVKQHEFLNMIPEAAFTMAGIPYIPGNTGKDPWGVTWQYPIGQIGAFPVHDAEHTVVKDITKWQKYVKKPVIPTSDEAWAPALAHAKVIDRNEEFLTAMVYPGVFDMTHNLMGMENALMAFYEEPEAMHELLACITEFYLDFARAVIDRLHPDALFQHDDWGSSINSFLSPEMFNEFIVPCYKKIYGFYKANGVQLIVHHSDSYAANLVPAMIEMGIDIYQGVMNSNNIPELIKQYGGKISFMGGIQSGDVDAPGWTKEIVAEAVENACQTNGKLNYIPCITHAGPKSHFPGVYEAINTEIDRMSKILF, encoded by the coding sequence ATGTTAACCAAAAGACAAAACCTGTTAGAAACCATTAAAGGTGGAAACCCCGATCGTTTCGTCAAGCAGCATGAATTTTTAAATATGATCCCGGAAGCCGCTTTTACCATGGCGGGAATACCGTACATTCCTGGGAATACCGGAAAAGACCCTTGGGGTGTGACCTGGCAGTATCCGATAGGACAAATTGGAGCCTTTCCAGTGCATGATGCGGAGCATACTGTCGTTAAGGATATTACGAAGTGGCAAAAATACGTCAAGAAGCCCGTCATCCCGACCTCTGATGAGGCGTGGGCCCCTGCGCTCGCACATGCCAAGGTCATCGACCGCAATGAAGAGTTTTTGACTGCCATGGTCTATCCAGGTGTTTTCGATATGACCCATAATCTGATGGGCATGGAAAACGCGCTGATGGCCTTTTACGAAGAACCTGAGGCCATGCATGAGCTCCTCGCCTGTATCACGGAATTTTATTTGGATTTTGCCCGGGCCGTTATCGACAGACTGCATCCGGATGCCCTCTTCCAGCATGATGATTGGGGCAGCAGTATCAATTCTTTCCTGTCGCCGGAGATGTTCAATGAATTTATTGTGCCGTGCTACAAGAAAATCTACGGTTTCTATAAAGCCAACGGGGTTCAGCTGATCGTCCATCACAGCGATTCCTATGCGGCCAATCTGGTGCCGGCGATGATCGAGATGGGAATCGACATTTACCAAGGGGTTATGAACAGCAACAATATCCCGGAATTGATTAAACAATACGGCGGTAAAATTTCCTTTATGGGCGGGATCCAAAGCGGCGATGTGGATGCCCCTGGCTGGACAAAGGAGATAGTGGCCGAAGCAGTGGAAAACGCCTGTCAGACTAATGGTAAGCTCAATTATATACCTTGCATCACCCACGCAGGCCCAAAGAGCCATTTTCCAGGCGTCTATGAAGCAATTAACACAGAGATAGACCGTATGAGTAAAATCCTTTTTTGA
- a CDS encoding molybdopterin-dependent oxidoreductase — protein sequence MAYDDKSKVTTYYKGLGLGAFGLNSNTVEVDVKDGKILRIRPLQIDKHYDRESLRPWTIKARGKEYNASLKTLIPPFSIVYKKRTYSPNRIPYPLRREDWDPNGERNTQNRGKSKFVRISWEEAANLIASEIKRVNETYGPLSILAQGDGHGETKLVHGPHGCQTHLLELTGGFTWQVRNPDSWEGWYWGAKHMWGQDPLGQGSIGNLLWDMANNCGMVLFWGCDMETTPWGWGGQQASRYCFWLTELGVKQIYVCPDVNYGNAVHADKWIPVLPNTDSALHLAIMYTWLNEGAWDQDYIADHTVGFDVFKKYVLGEEDGNPKTPDWAEPICGVPARIIKALARKWHREATTIAHCNGGSLVRSTYSHEPARLEIACLAMQGLGKPGRNQMKFLEWNLMGLPDQMPAPAAEFVPYLREGYRGYVNKQEPSFIPKTLIPKAILGDYTSDNPLLWHSYPVAGWPREDQFIEYRYPLLDANPIHMIWTDTPCWTTCWNGGNSMIEALRNEKIECVVAQHPWMENDCLFADILLPINTKFEELDMCTDNDNGNFCISCYEGQCIDSIGESKSDWEAVGEVAKALGLYEKFTHGLDVEGWIKKAFDTSGLAEKITFEQFKENGYYAVPTKENWEDVPAGFENFCKSPEEYPLNTPTGKLEFYSESLASFFPDDTERMPYPRYVPFGESHQESLQHPRSEKFPYLIVSNHPRWRVHAQLDDVTWLREIPTCKVTGADGYQYEPVWLNTNDAAKHGIQSGDVVKIITDRGWVLGGAYVTERIMPGVVYQDHGTRLDPIVAGESDRSGANNLICPTNITSKNCPGEVTSGYLVNIEKADLDALAKEYPEAFNREYVKGTGVSIMNWIKH from the coding sequence TTGGCTTACGATGATAAAAGCAAAGTTACAACGTATTATAAAGGGTTAGGGTTAGGTGCATTTGGTTTAAACTCCAACACCGTCGAAGTCGATGTCAAGGACGGCAAAATCCTCCGCATCCGGCCGCTCCAAATCGACAAGCATTACGACCGCGAATCCCTTCGTCCGTGGACTATCAAGGCCCGCGGCAAGGAATACAATGCTTCGTTAAAAACCCTGATTCCGCCTTTCAGCATTGTCTATAAAAAAAGGACCTATTCCCCGAACCGGATCCCCTACCCGCTCAGGCGTGAGGACTGGGATCCGAATGGGGAAAGAAACACCCAGAACCGCGGCAAAAGCAAATTTGTTCGTATCTCCTGGGAGGAAGCCGCTAATCTGATTGCTTCCGAAATTAAACGGGTCAATGAAACCTACGGCCCGCTCTCTATCCTGGCCCAAGGCGACGGCCATGGTGAGACCAAACTGGTCCACGGCCCGCACGGCTGCCAGACTCATCTGCTGGAGCTCACCGGCGGCTTTACCTGGCAGGTTCGCAATCCAGACAGCTGGGAAGGCTGGTATTGGGGCGCAAAGCATATGTGGGGACAGGATCCCCTCGGTCAGGGCTCCATCGGCAATCTGCTCTGGGATATGGCGAATAACTGCGGCATGGTCCTCTTCTGGGGCTGTGATATGGAAACGACACCCTGGGGTTGGGGCGGTCAGCAGGCCAGCCGTTACTGCTTCTGGCTGACGGAACTTGGTGTTAAGCAGATCTACGTTTGCCCGGATGTGAATTACGGCAACGCCGTTCATGCCGATAAATGGATTCCGGTATTGCCCAATACCGACTCCGCTTTGCACCTGGCGATTATGTACACTTGGCTTAATGAAGGTGCCTGGGATCAGGATTACATTGCAGACCATACCGTTGGTTTCGATGTCTTCAAAAAGTATGTTCTTGGGGAAGAAGATGGCAACCCGAAGACCCCGGACTGGGCTGAACCCATTTGCGGCGTTCCTGCCCGCATCATCAAAGCCTTGGCCCGGAAGTGGCATCGGGAAGCGACCACCATCGCCCACTGCAACGGCGGTTCACTTGTCCGGTCTACTTACTCCCATGAACCAGCCCGTCTGGAAATTGCCTGCTTAGCAATGCAAGGACTCGGCAAACCCGGACGCAACCAGATGAAATTCCTGGAATGGAACCTGATGGGACTGCCCGACCAAATGCCGGCACCGGCTGCGGAGTTTGTACCCTATCTTCGCGAAGGTTACCGCGGTTATGTCAATAAACAGGAACCATCCTTTATTCCCAAGACCCTGATCCCTAAAGCGATCCTTGGGGATTACACTTCAGATAATCCGTTGTTGTGGCACTCCTATCCGGTCGCAGGCTGGCCCCGTGAGGACCAGTTCATCGAATACCGTTATCCTCTTTTGGACGCCAATCCGATCCATATGATCTGGACAGACACGCCCTGCTGGACCACATGTTGGAACGGCGGTAACTCAATGATTGAAGCCCTGCGCAATGAAAAAATTGAGTGCGTAGTTGCCCAGCACCCCTGGATGGAAAACGACTGTCTGTTCGCGGATATCCTGCTGCCAATTAATACGAAGTTTGAAGAGCTGGATATGTGCACCGACAACGACAACGGCAACTTCTGTATCTCTTGTTACGAAGGACAGTGTATCGATTCCATCGGGGAATCCAAGAGCGACTGGGAAGCTGTCGGCGAAGTTGCCAAAGCCCTCGGTCTCTATGAGAAATTCACCCATGGGCTCGATGTTGAAGGCTGGATCAAGAAGGCGTTTGATACATCCGGTTTAGCTGAAAAAATTACCTTCGAACAGTTTAAGGAAAATGGCTATTATGCCGTGCCAACCAAAGAAAACTGGGAAGATGTCCCCGCCGGCTTCGAAAACTTCTGCAAGAGTCCGGAAGAATACCCCTTAAATACGCCTACCGGTAAACTGGAATTCTATTCCGAATCCCTGGCCAGCTTTTTCCCGGATGACACCGAACGCATGCCGTACCCGCGCTATGTGCCTTTCGGCGAAAGCCATCAGGAAAGCCTGCAGCATCCGCGCAGCGAGAAATTCCCGTATCTGATCGTATCCAACCATCCACGCTGGCGTGTTCATGCTCAACTCGATGATGTGACGTGGCTCAGGGAAATTCCGACCTGTAAAGTGACCGGAGCTGACGGCTACCAGTACGAACCTGTTTGGCTCAACACCAACGATGCTGCTAAACATGGAATCCAAAGCGGCGATGTCGTTAAGATCATTACGGATCGCGGTTGGGTCCTCGGCGGCGCGTATGTGACCGAACGGATTATGCCCGGCGTTGTTTATCAGGATCATGGCACACGCCTTGACCCGATCGTTGCCGGAGAATCTGACCGTTCCGGCGCCAATAACCTGATCTGCCCAACAAACATCACCTCCAAAAACTGCCCTGGTGAGGTTACCAGCGGTTATTTGGTCAATATCGAGAAAGCTGATCTGGACGCACTGGCTAAAGAATACCCCGAAGCCTTTAACCGGGAGTATGTCAAAGGAACCGGTGTCAGCATCATGAACTGGATCAAACACTGA
- a CDS encoding 4Fe-4S dicluster domain-containing protein, which translates to MKVFVIDMAKCNGCYGCQLACKDEHVNNDWMPYAKPQPDTGHFWMRIEETVHGQVPKVKLEYRPVSCMHCDKPACIEAGNGAVYKREDGLVIIDPVKAEGNKELVNACPYHTIYWNEELNVAQKCTGCAHLVDEGKLPRCADFCATGALRFGEEADFAAEIASAEVLSPEFGQKPRVYYLNLPKLFIGGDVWDRADNEIIENAVVTLKGENGCEVSVKTDDFGDFWFKKLSAGNYSLTIEADGYKSVSVDHIRLEKSLNLGDFPLEK; encoded by the coding sequence ATGAAAGTATTTGTTATCGACATGGCCAAATGCAATGGCTGCTACGGCTGCCAACTGGCCTGTAAAGATGAGCACGTGAACAACGATTGGATGCCTTATGCCAAACCCCAGCCGGATACCGGCCATTTTTGGATGCGAATTGAGGAAACAGTCCATGGCCAAGTCCCAAAAGTCAAATTGGAATACCGCCCTGTCTCCTGTATGCACTGTGATAAACCCGCCTGTATCGAAGCAGGCAACGGCGCCGTTTACAAACGCGAAGACGGTTTGGTCATTATCGATCCCGTCAAAGCAGAAGGCAATAAAGAGCTTGTCAATGCCTGCCCCTACCACACCATCTATTGGAACGAAGAATTAAACGTCGCTCAAAAGTGCACCGGTTGCGCACATCTGGTTGATGAGGGCAAACTCCCCCGCTGTGCTGATTTCTGTGCCACCGGCGCGCTACGTTTCGGTGAAGAAGCTGACTTTGCCGCTGAAATCGCCAGTGCGGAGGTTCTCTCACCGGAATTCGGCCAAAAACCGCGTGTATATTATCTGAATCTGCCGAAACTTTTCATCGGCGGCGATGTCTGGGACCGTGCTGACAATGAAATCATTGAAAACGCCGTCGTTACACTCAAAGGTGAAAACGGCTGCGAAGTGAGCGTCAAAACCGACGACTTTGGTGATTTCTGGTTTAAAAAGCTCAGTGCAGGCAATTACTCTCTAACCATCGAGGCAGACGGTTACAAAAGCGTTTCCGTAGATCATATCCGATTGGAGAAGAGCCTGAACCTCGGCGATTTCCCGTTAGAAAAATAA
- a CDS encoding molybdopterin-dependent oxidoreductase produces the protein MNKPDNLKTYYKGLGFCGGACGSNTSEVDVKDGKIVRIRPMRYDTMYSPEQMNAWKLNARGKTFEPSMKSQIPPFSLVYKNRAYSNNRILYPLKREDWNPNGERNPQNRGKSKFVRISWEEALDIIVSEIKRVHAEYGPYSILAQADGHGETKAVHGPHGTMTELLRHLGGFTHQARQPDSWEGWHWGAKHMWGQSPLGQANQYNLWYDVSHNTDMLLFWGCDMETTPWSWGGQQSSRLCNWFTELGIRQVYICPDVNYGCAVHADKWIPVFPNTDAALHLAIMYTWLKEDLWDKEYVETHADGYDIFFKYVLGEEDGIPKTPEWAEPICGVPARIIKALARKWSKDKTTLAHCNGGSYIRSTYAHEPARLEVLAVTMQGIGKPGRNVLKFIEWQMFGLNSAMPGPRSEIIPHVGGAYHGWHMGLEESFIPKTLMPQALTGNFTANEPLRWWSYPNASFPAEQQFIEYQYPIEGAKPVRMIWSDAPCWTTCWNGGNAMIEAYRSPNIEFIVTQHPWLENDCLFSDLLLPVNTKFEETDISVDICGGDFNLIYREEQCIDAIGESMSDWEIACAVAKRFGPEIYEKLTEGMDTEDFIRRGFEQSGVQDYISYDQFVENKYFVVPIAKDWEKDQCGFEAFYKDPENNPLETSTGKVHFYSEELAHYFPDDQERPPYPKFIPYGETHQESRLHPRSETYPYLIVSNHPRWRCHAQLDDIQWLREIPTCKVKGPDGYLYEPVWINPLDAEKIGVKNGDVVKVINDRGWVLGGVYVTERIKPGVVLQDHGARLDPIEAGVSDRGGANNLICPTNTTSKNAVGEVTSGFLVNIEKCDVFALAKEYPETFGREFDARGVCLTNWIKEGE, from the coding sequence ATGAACAAACCGGATAACCTCAAAACCTATTACAAAGGCCTTGGGTTTTGTGGTGGTGCCTGTGGCTCAAACACGTCGGAAGTGGACGTCAAGGATGGCAAGATCGTCCGAATTCGCCCGATGCGCTACGATACGATGTATTCGCCAGAGCAGATGAATGCCTGGAAATTAAACGCCAGAGGCAAAACCTTCGAGCCTTCAATGAAATCCCAAATACCGCCTTTCAGCCTGGTTTATAAGAACAGAGCTTATTCCAACAATCGGATACTGTATCCTTTAAAGCGGGAAGATTGGAACCCGAACGGGGAACGCAATCCTCAGAACCGCGGCAAAAGCAAATTTGTCCGGATCTCCTGGGAGGAAGCCCTGGATATCATTGTCTCAGAAATAAAACGGGTGCATGCAGAGTACGGTCCCTATTCTATTCTGGCCCAGGCTGACGGCCATGGCGAAACAAAAGCCGTACATGGCCCTCACGGCACAATGACCGAACTACTAAGACACTTAGGCGGCTTTACGCATCAAGCCCGTCAACCGGACAGCTGGGAGGGCTGGCACTGGGGTGCCAAACATATGTGGGGCCAGTCGCCTTTAGGTCAGGCCAACCAATATAATCTGTGGTACGATGTTTCCCATAACACAGATATGCTCTTGTTCTGGGGCTGCGATATGGAAACAACCCCCTGGTCCTGGGGTGGCCAGCAATCCAGCCGTCTCTGCAACTGGTTTACGGAATTAGGCATCAGACAAGTCTATATTTGTCCGGATGTCAATTATGGCTGTGCTGTCCATGCCGACAAATGGATCCCGGTCTTTCCGAATACTGATGCTGCTCTCCATTTGGCCATTATGTACACCTGGTTGAAAGAAGATTTGTGGGATAAGGAATATGTTGAGACCCACGCCGACGGCTATGATATTTTCTTCAAATATGTGCTCGGCGAGGAAGACGGTATCCCCAAGACCCCTGAATGGGCTGAGCCGATCTGCGGCGTGCCTGCCCGGATCATTAAAGCTTTGGCCCGGAAATGGTCTAAAGACAAAACGACACTGGCTCACTGTAACGGCGGCTCGTATATCCGCTCCACCTATGCCCACGAGCCTGCCCGCCTGGAAGTACTTGCCGTGACCATGCAGGGTATCGGTAAACCTGGACGTAATGTCCTTAAATTCATTGAATGGCAAATGTTTGGCCTAAACAGCGCGATGCCTGGTCCGCGTTCCGAAATTATCCCCCATGTCGGCGGAGCCTACCATGGATGGCATATGGGATTAGAAGAATCTTTTATTCCCAAAACATTGATGCCACAAGCTTTAACCGGCAACTTTACAGCGAACGAACCTTTAAGATGGTGGTCTTATCCCAACGCCAGCTTCCCTGCGGAGCAACAGTTTATTGAATACCAATATCCGATTGAAGGGGCTAAACCTGTTCGCATGATCTGGAGTGATGCACCGTGTTGGACCACCTGTTGGAATGGTGGCAATGCCATGATCGAAGCTTACCGTTCACCAAATATTGAGTTTATCGTCACCCAGCATCCTTGGCTGGAAAACGATTGTCTATTTTCAGACTTACTCCTTCCGGTCAACACCAAGTTTGAAGAAACGGATATCAGCGTCGACATCTGCGGCGGTGACTTCAACCTGATCTACCGTGAGGAGCAATGTATCGATGCGATCGGCGAATCCATGAGCGACTGGGAAATCGCCTGCGCTGTCGCCAAACGCTTTGGCCCTGAAATTTACGAGAAACTTACCGAAGGTATGGATACCGAAGATTTTATCCGCCGCGGCTTTGAACAATCCGGCGTGCAGGATTATATCAGCTATGACCAATTTGTCGAGAATAAATACTTTGTCGTCCCCATCGCCAAGGACTGGGAAAAAGACCAATGTGGTTTTGAAGCATTTTATAAGGATCCTGAAAACAATCCGCTTGAGACATCCACCGGCAAAGTCCACTTCTATTCTGAAGAATTGGCGCACTATTTCCCGGACGACCAGGAACGGCCTCCTTATCCTAAATTTATCCCTTATGGGGAAACACACCAGGAAAGCCGACTCCATCCCCGCAGTGAAACATATCCGTATCTGATCGTATCCAACCATCCGCGCTGGCGCTGCCATGCTCAGTTGGACGATATCCAATGGCTCAGAGAAATTCCGACCTGTAAAGTGAAAGGGCCCGATGGTTACTTGTATGAACCCGTATGGATCAACCCGCTTGATGCTGAAAAAATTGGTGTTAAAAACGGCGACGTCGTTAAAGTTATCAATGACCGCGGTTGGGTCTTAGGCGGTGTTTATGTTACTGAACGGATCAAACCCGGTGTGGTCCTCCAGGATCACGGTGCCCGTCTTGACCCGATCGAAGCCGGCGTTTCCGATCGCGGCGGCGCCAATAACCTGATCTGCCCGACAAACACGACATCGAAAAATGCCGTCGGTGAAGTCACCAGCGGATTCCTGGTCAATATCGAAAAATGTGACGTCTTCGCCCTCGCCAAGGAATACCCGGAAACCTTCGGCAGAGAATTCGACGCCCGCGGCGTCTGCCTCACTAACTGGATCAAGGAAGGAGAATGA